A genomic region of Fusarium falciforme chromosome 4, complete sequence contains the following coding sequences:
- a CDS encoding Serine hydroxymethyltransferase: protein MAPLTADYALSESHKEMLEKSLLDSDPEVASIMKDEIQRQRESIVLIASENITSRAVFDALGSPMSNKYSEGYPGARYYGGNQHIDRIELLCQRRALEAFHLDSEKWGVNVQCLSGSPANLQVYQAIMPPHGRLMGLDLPHGGHLSHGYQTPQRKISAVSTYFETMPYRVDLETGIIDYDTLQKNAILYRPKVLVAGTSAYCRLIDYERMRKIADSVGAYLVVDMAHISGLIAAEVIPTPFKYADIVTTTTHKSLRGPRGAMIFFRKGVRSVDAKTGKETLYDLEGPINFSVFPGHQGGPHNHTITALAVALKQAASPDFKAYQEKVVSNAKTLENTFKTLGHKLVSDGTDSHMVLVDLRQHSLDGARVEAVLEQINIACNKNSIPGDKSALTPCGIRIGTPAMTSRGFGEKEFERVAKYIDESIKICKEVQGALPKEANKLKDFKVKVASGEVEKINELKKEIAAWCNTFPLPVEGWRLDAGI from the exons ATGGCTCCCCTCACTGCCGACTATGCGCTCTCCGAGTCGCACAAGGAG ATGCTCGAGAAGTCTCTCCTCGACTCCGACCCCGAGGTCGCCTCCATCATG AAGGATGAGATCCAGCGCCAGCGCGAGTCCATCGTTCTCATCGCCTCCGAGAACATCACCTCCCGCGCCGTCTTCGACGCTCTTGGCTCCCCCATGTCCAACAAGTACTCTGAGGGTTACCCCGGTGCTCGTTACTATGGTGGCAACCAGCACATTGACCGGATCGAGCTGCTCTGCCAGCGTCGTGCCCTTGAGGCCTTCCACCTCGACTCTGAGAAGTGGGGTGTCAACGTCCAGTGCCTCTCTGGATCCCCCGCCAACCTCCAGGTCTACCAGGCCATCATGCCCCCTCACGGCCGTCTCATGGGTCTTGACCTCCCCCACGGTGGCCATCTGAGCCACGGCTACCAGACTCCCCAGCGAAA GATCTCCGCTGTCTCTACCTACTTCGAGACCATGCCCTACCGTGTCGACCTCGAGACCGGTATCATTGACTACGATACCCTCCAGAAGAACGCCATCCTCTACCGCCCCAAGGTTCTGGTTGCCGGTACCTCTGCCTACTGCCGTCTCATTGACTACGAGCGTATGCGCAAGATCGCCGACTCTGTCGGTGCTTACCTCGTTGTCGACATGGCCCACATCTCCGGTCTCATCGCCGCCGAGGTGATCCCCACCCCCTTCAAGTACGCCGACAttgtcaccaccaccacccacaaGTCCCTCCGTGGTCCCCGTGGTGCCATGATCTTCTTCCGCAAGGGTGTCCGCTCCGTCGATGCCAAGACCGGCAAGGAGACCCTCTACGACCTCGAGGGCCCCATCAACTTCTCCGTCTTCCCTGGTCACCAGGGTGGCCCCCACAACCACACCATCACTGCCCTGGCCGTTGCCCTGAAGCAGGCTGCCAGCCCCGACTTCAAGGCCTACCAGGAGAAGGTCGTCTCCAACGCCAAGACCCTGGAGAACACCTTCAAGACCCTCGGCCACAAGCTCGTCTCTGACGGCACTGACAGCCACATGGTCCTGGTCGACCTCCGCCAGCACAGCCTCGACGGCGCCCGTGTCGAGGCCGTCCTTGAGCAGATCAACATTGCCTGCAACAAGAACTCTATCCCCGGTGACAAGAGCGCCCTCACCCCCTGCGGTATCCGCATTGGTACCCCTGCCATGACCTCGCGTGGCTTCGGCGAGAAGGAGTTTGAGCGCGTCGCCAAGTACATTGACGAGTCCATCAAGATCTGCAAGGAGGTCCAGGGTGCCCTGCCCAAGGAGGccaacaagctcaaggacttcaaggtcaaggtcgcCAGCGGCGAGGTCGAGAAGATCaacgagctcaagaaggagattgCCGCCTGGTGCAACACCTTCCCCCTCCCCGTTGAGGGCTGGCGTCTGGATGCCGGCATCTAA